Proteins encoded within one genomic window of Kibdelosporangium phytohabitans:
- a CDS encoding response regulator → MIRVLVVEDDPVAADAHRLYVERVAGFSVSGVAHTGAEAKRFVEQHPIDLLLLDLYLPDAHGLQISRAIRATNPNIDVIAVTSARDLAMVRAAVSAGVVQYLLKPFTFATLRDKLERYAQFRDTVTAAGEAAGQADVDRALATLRGTEGIGLPKGMSADTLESVVAALRETPEGLSAVGAASAVGISRVTARRYLEHLADTGTVVRRPQYGQVGRPELFYRLA, encoded by the coding sequence ATGATCAGGGTTTTGGTGGTCGAGGACGATCCCGTCGCGGCCGACGCGCACCGGCTCTACGTCGAGCGGGTGGCCGGGTTCTCCGTGTCCGGTGTCGCGCACACCGGCGCGGAGGCGAAACGGTTCGTCGAACAACACCCGATCGACCTGCTCCTGCTCGACCTGTACCTGCCCGACGCGCATGGCCTGCAGATCAGCCGCGCGATACGGGCGACGAACCCGAACATCGACGTCATCGCCGTCACCTCGGCCCGCGACCTGGCGATGGTCCGCGCGGCGGTGTCCGCCGGTGTCGTGCAGTACCTGCTCAAACCCTTCACGTTCGCGACACTCCGGGACAAACTGGAGCGGTACGCCCAATTCAGGGACACGGTCACAGCGGCGGGGGAAGCGGCGGGCCAGGCCGACGTGGACCGTGCACTGGCGACCCTTCGCGGTACGGAAGGCATCGGCCTGCCCAAGGGGATGAGCGCCGACACGCTCGAATCGGTCGTGGCCGCGTTGCGGGAGACTCCTGAGGGGCTTTCCGCTGTCGGCGCTGCTTCCGCCGTCGGCATTTCGCGGGTTACCGCTCGGCGTTACCTCGAGCATCTTGCCGATACTGGGACTGTTGTGCGTCGTCCGCAGTATGGGCAGGTTGGTCGTCCCGAGCTTTTTTACCGGTTGGCTTGA